The following coding sequences lie in one Meles meles chromosome X, mMelMel3.1 paternal haplotype, whole genome shotgun sequence genomic window:
- the G6PD gene encoding glucose-6-phosphate 1-dehydrogenase isoform X5, whose product MRPRGAAPGNGRALGGWERGVRGGESIMAEQVALSRTQVCGILREELYQGNAFHQSDTHIFIIMGASGDLAKKKIYPTIWWLFRDGLLPEDTFIVGYARSRLTVADIRKQSEPFFKATPEEKPKLEEFFARNSYVAGQYDDAASYERLNSHVNALHQGPQANRLFYLALPPTVYEAVTKHIHETCMSQTGWNRVIVEKPFGRDLQSSDRLSNHISSLFREDQIYRIDHYLGKEMVQNLMVLRFANRIFGPVWNRDNIACVILTFKEPFGTEGRGGYFDEFGIIRDVMQNHLLQMLCLVAMEKPASTDSDDVRDEKVKVLKCISEVQADNVVLGQYVGNPNGEGEATKGYLDDPTVPHGSTTATFAAVVLYVENERWDGVPFVLRCGKALNERKAEVRLQFRDVAGDIFQRQCKRNELVVRVQPNEAVYTKMMTKKPGMFFNPEESELDLTYGNRYKNVKLPDAYERLILDVFCGNQMHFVRSDELREAWRIFTPLLHKIEREKLQPIPYVYGSRGPAEADDLMKRVGFQYEGTYKWVNPHKL is encoded by the exons ATGAGGCCGCGGGGCGCAGCCCCCGGAAACGGCCGGGCACTCGGAGGCTGGGAGCGCGGCGTCCGCGGCGGCGAG AGCATCATGGCAGAGCAGGTGGCCCTGAGCCGGACCCAGGTGTGCGGGATCCTGCGTGAAGAGCTGTACCAAGGCAATGCCTTCCATCAATCTGATACACATATCTTCATCATCATGGGCGCATCG GGCGACCTGGCCAAGAAGAAGATCTACCCCACCATCTG GTGGCTGTTCCGGGATGGCCTTCTGCCTGAAGACACCTTCATCGTGGGCTACGCCCGCTCCCGCCTCACAGTGGCCGACATCCGGAAACAGAGCGAGCCCTTCTTCAAA GCCACACCAGAGGAGAAGCCCAAGCTGGAGGAGTTCTTTGCCCGCAACTCCTATGTGGCTGGCCAGTACGACGACGCAGCCTCCTACGAGCGCCTCAACAGCCATGTGAACGCCCTCCACCAGGGGCCACAGGCCAACCGCCTCTTTTACCTGGCCTTGCCCCCCACGGTCTACGAGGCGGTCACCAAGCACATCCACGAGACCTGCATGAGCCAGAC AGGCTGGAACCGCGTCATTGTGGAGAAGCCCTTCGGGAGGGACCTGCAGAGCTCGGACAGGCTGTCCAACCACATCTCCTCCCTGTTCCGTGAGGACCAGATCTACCGCATCGACCACTATCTGGGCAAGGAGATGGTCCAGAACCTCATGGTGCTGAG GTTTGCCAACAGGATCTTTGGCCCCGTTTGGAACCGGGACAACATCGCCTGCGTCATTCTCACTTTCAAGGAGCCCTTTGGCACCGAGGGCCGTGGCGGCTATTTTGACGAATTCGGGATCATCCG GGACGTGATGCAGAACCACCTGCTGCAGATGCTGTGTCTCGTGGCCATGGAGAAGCCGGCCTCCACCGACTCGGACGACGTCCGGGACGAGAAG GTCAAGGTGTTGAAGTGTATCTCCGAGGTGCAGGCGGACAACGTAGTCCTGGGCCAGTACGTGGGGAACCCCAATGGAGAGGGGGAGGCCACAAAAGGCTACCTGGACGACCCCACGGTGCCCCACGGGTCCACCACCGCCACCTTCGCGGCCGTCGTGCTCTATGTGGAGAACGAGAGGTGGGACG GGGTGCCCTTCGTCCTGCGCTGCGGGAAGGCGCTGAACGAGCGCAAGGCCGAGGTGCGGCTGCAGTTCCGCGACGTGGCCGGGGACATCTTCCAGCGGCAGTGCAAGCGCAACGAGCTGGTGGTCCGCGTGCAGCCCAACGAGGCCGTGTACACCAAGATGATGACCAAGAAGCCCGGCATGTTCTTCAACCCCGAGGAGTCCGAGCTCGACCTGACCTACGGCAACAGATACAAG AACGTGAAGCTCCCCGACGCCTACGAGCGCCTCATCCTGGATGTCTTCTGCGGGAACCAGATGCACTTCGTGCGCAG TGACGAGCTCCGGGAAGCCTGGCGGATCTTCACGCCGCTGCTGCACAAGATCGAGCGCGAGAAGCTCCAGCCCATCCCTTACGTTTATGGCAG CCGAGGCCCCGCGGAGGCAGACGATCTGATGAAGAGAGTGGGCTTCCAGTACGAGGGCACCTACAAGTGGGTGAACCCCCACAAGCTCTGA
- the G6PD gene encoding glucose-6-phosphate 1-dehydrogenase isoform X1 — protein MGTQANSAKLHGDARGTEDAAQRRRGKKAPGSRAASAESIMAEQVALSRTQVCGILREELYQGNAFHQSDTHIFIIMGASGDLAKKKIYPTIWWLFRDGLLPEDTFIVGYARSRLTVADIRKQSEPFFKATPEEKPKLEEFFARNSYVAGQYDDAASYERLNSHVNALHQGPQANRLFYLALPPTVYEAVTKHIHETCMSQTGWNRVIVEKPFGRDLQSSDRLSNHISSLFREDQIYRIDHYLGKEMVQNLMVLRFANRIFGPVWNRDNIACVILTFKEPFGTEGRGGYFDEFGIIRDVMQNHLLQMLCLVAMEKPASTDSDDVRDEKVKVLKCISEVQADNVVLGQYVGNPNGEGEATKGYLDDPTVPHGSTTATFAAVVLYVENERWDGVPFVLRCGKALNERKAEVRLQFRDVAGDIFQRQCKRNELVVRVQPNEAVYTKMMTKKPGMFFNPEESELDLTYGNRYKNVKLPDAYERLILDVFCGNQMHFVRSDELREAWRIFTPLLHKIEREKLQPIPYVYGSRGPAEADDLMKRVGFQYEGTYKWVNPHKL, from the exons ATGGGTACGCAGGCGAACAGTGCAAAGCTGCACGGGGACGCGCGAGGTACCGAGGACGCGGCGCAGCGGCGGCGGGGAAAAAAGGCGCCCGGCAGCCGGGCGGCCAGCGCAG AGAGCATCATGGCAGAGCAGGTGGCCCTGAGCCGGACCCAGGTGTGCGGGATCCTGCGTGAAGAGCTGTACCAAGGCAATGCCTTCCATCAATCTGATACACATATCTTCATCATCATGGGCGCATCG GGCGACCTGGCCAAGAAGAAGATCTACCCCACCATCTG GTGGCTGTTCCGGGATGGCCTTCTGCCTGAAGACACCTTCATCGTGGGCTACGCCCGCTCCCGCCTCACAGTGGCCGACATCCGGAAACAGAGCGAGCCCTTCTTCAAA GCCACACCAGAGGAGAAGCCCAAGCTGGAGGAGTTCTTTGCCCGCAACTCCTATGTGGCTGGCCAGTACGACGACGCAGCCTCCTACGAGCGCCTCAACAGCCATGTGAACGCCCTCCACCAGGGGCCACAGGCCAACCGCCTCTTTTACCTGGCCTTGCCCCCCACGGTCTACGAGGCGGTCACCAAGCACATCCACGAGACCTGCATGAGCCAGAC AGGCTGGAACCGCGTCATTGTGGAGAAGCCCTTCGGGAGGGACCTGCAGAGCTCGGACAGGCTGTCCAACCACATCTCCTCCCTGTTCCGTGAGGACCAGATCTACCGCATCGACCACTATCTGGGCAAGGAGATGGTCCAGAACCTCATGGTGCTGAG GTTTGCCAACAGGATCTTTGGCCCCGTTTGGAACCGGGACAACATCGCCTGCGTCATTCTCACTTTCAAGGAGCCCTTTGGCACCGAGGGCCGTGGCGGCTATTTTGACGAATTCGGGATCATCCG GGACGTGATGCAGAACCACCTGCTGCAGATGCTGTGTCTCGTGGCCATGGAGAAGCCGGCCTCCACCGACTCGGACGACGTCCGGGACGAGAAG GTCAAGGTGTTGAAGTGTATCTCCGAGGTGCAGGCGGACAACGTAGTCCTGGGCCAGTACGTGGGGAACCCCAATGGAGAGGGGGAGGCCACAAAAGGCTACCTGGACGACCCCACGGTGCCCCACGGGTCCACCACCGCCACCTTCGCGGCCGTCGTGCTCTATGTGGAGAACGAGAGGTGGGACG GGGTGCCCTTCGTCCTGCGCTGCGGGAAGGCGCTGAACGAGCGCAAGGCCGAGGTGCGGCTGCAGTTCCGCGACGTGGCCGGGGACATCTTCCAGCGGCAGTGCAAGCGCAACGAGCTGGTGGTCCGCGTGCAGCCCAACGAGGCCGTGTACACCAAGATGATGACCAAGAAGCCCGGCATGTTCTTCAACCCCGAGGAGTCCGAGCTCGACCTGACCTACGGCAACAGATACAAG AACGTGAAGCTCCCCGACGCCTACGAGCGCCTCATCCTGGATGTCTTCTGCGGGAACCAGATGCACTTCGTGCGCAG TGACGAGCTCCGGGAAGCCTGGCGGATCTTCACGCCGCTGCTGCACAAGATCGAGCGCGAGAAGCTCCAGCCCATCCCTTACGTTTATGGCAG CCGAGGCCCCGCGGAGGCAGACGATCTGATGAAGAGAGTGGGCTTCCAGTACGAGGGCACCTACAAGTGGGTGAACCCCCACAAGCTCTGA
- the G6PD gene encoding glucose-6-phosphate 1-dehydrogenase isoform X2, whose translation MGTQANSAKLHGDARESIMAEQVALSRTQVCGILREELYQGNAFHQSDTHIFIIMGASGDLAKKKIYPTIWWLFRDGLLPEDTFIVGYARSRLTVADIRKQSEPFFKATPEEKPKLEEFFARNSYVAGQYDDAASYERLNSHVNALHQGPQANRLFYLALPPTVYEAVTKHIHETCMSQTGWNRVIVEKPFGRDLQSSDRLSNHISSLFREDQIYRIDHYLGKEMVQNLMVLRFANRIFGPVWNRDNIACVILTFKEPFGTEGRGGYFDEFGIIRDVMQNHLLQMLCLVAMEKPASTDSDDVRDEKVKVLKCISEVQADNVVLGQYVGNPNGEGEATKGYLDDPTVPHGSTTATFAAVVLYVENERWDGVPFVLRCGKALNERKAEVRLQFRDVAGDIFQRQCKRNELVVRVQPNEAVYTKMMTKKPGMFFNPEESELDLTYGNRYKNVKLPDAYERLILDVFCGNQMHFVRSDELREAWRIFTPLLHKIEREKLQPIPYVYGSRGPAEADDLMKRVGFQYEGTYKWVNPHKL comes from the exons ATGGGTACGCAGGCGAACAGTGCAAAGCTGCACGGGGACGCGCGAG AGAGCATCATGGCAGAGCAGGTGGCCCTGAGCCGGACCCAGGTGTGCGGGATCCTGCGTGAAGAGCTGTACCAAGGCAATGCCTTCCATCAATCTGATACACATATCTTCATCATCATGGGCGCATCG GGCGACCTGGCCAAGAAGAAGATCTACCCCACCATCTG GTGGCTGTTCCGGGATGGCCTTCTGCCTGAAGACACCTTCATCGTGGGCTACGCCCGCTCCCGCCTCACAGTGGCCGACATCCGGAAACAGAGCGAGCCCTTCTTCAAA GCCACACCAGAGGAGAAGCCCAAGCTGGAGGAGTTCTTTGCCCGCAACTCCTATGTGGCTGGCCAGTACGACGACGCAGCCTCCTACGAGCGCCTCAACAGCCATGTGAACGCCCTCCACCAGGGGCCACAGGCCAACCGCCTCTTTTACCTGGCCTTGCCCCCCACGGTCTACGAGGCGGTCACCAAGCACATCCACGAGACCTGCATGAGCCAGAC AGGCTGGAACCGCGTCATTGTGGAGAAGCCCTTCGGGAGGGACCTGCAGAGCTCGGACAGGCTGTCCAACCACATCTCCTCCCTGTTCCGTGAGGACCAGATCTACCGCATCGACCACTATCTGGGCAAGGAGATGGTCCAGAACCTCATGGTGCTGAG GTTTGCCAACAGGATCTTTGGCCCCGTTTGGAACCGGGACAACATCGCCTGCGTCATTCTCACTTTCAAGGAGCCCTTTGGCACCGAGGGCCGTGGCGGCTATTTTGACGAATTCGGGATCATCCG GGACGTGATGCAGAACCACCTGCTGCAGATGCTGTGTCTCGTGGCCATGGAGAAGCCGGCCTCCACCGACTCGGACGACGTCCGGGACGAGAAG GTCAAGGTGTTGAAGTGTATCTCCGAGGTGCAGGCGGACAACGTAGTCCTGGGCCAGTACGTGGGGAACCCCAATGGAGAGGGGGAGGCCACAAAAGGCTACCTGGACGACCCCACGGTGCCCCACGGGTCCACCACCGCCACCTTCGCGGCCGTCGTGCTCTATGTGGAGAACGAGAGGTGGGACG GGGTGCCCTTCGTCCTGCGCTGCGGGAAGGCGCTGAACGAGCGCAAGGCCGAGGTGCGGCTGCAGTTCCGCGACGTGGCCGGGGACATCTTCCAGCGGCAGTGCAAGCGCAACGAGCTGGTGGTCCGCGTGCAGCCCAACGAGGCCGTGTACACCAAGATGATGACCAAGAAGCCCGGCATGTTCTTCAACCCCGAGGAGTCCGAGCTCGACCTGACCTACGGCAACAGATACAAG AACGTGAAGCTCCCCGACGCCTACGAGCGCCTCATCCTGGATGTCTTCTGCGGGAACCAGATGCACTTCGTGCGCAG TGACGAGCTCCGGGAAGCCTGGCGGATCTTCACGCCGCTGCTGCACAAGATCGAGCGCGAGAAGCTCCAGCCCATCCCTTACGTTTATGGCAG CCGAGGCCCCGCGGAGGCAGACGATCTGATGAAGAGAGTGGGCTTCCAGTACGAGGGCACCTACAAGTGGGTGAACCCCCACAAGCTCTGA
- the G6PD gene encoding glucose-6-phosphate 1-dehydrogenase isoform X3, with protein MESIMAEQVALSRTQVCGILREELYQGNAFHQSDTHIFIIMGASGDLAKKKIYPTIWWLFRDGLLPEDTFIVGYARSRLTVADIRKQSEPFFKATPEEKPKLEEFFARNSYVAGQYDDAASYERLNSHVNALHQGPQANRLFYLALPPTVYEAVTKHIHETCMSQTGWNRVIVEKPFGRDLQSSDRLSNHISSLFREDQIYRIDHYLGKEMVQNLMVLRFANRIFGPVWNRDNIACVILTFKEPFGTEGRGGYFDEFGIIRDVMQNHLLQMLCLVAMEKPASTDSDDVRDEKVKVLKCISEVQADNVVLGQYVGNPNGEGEATKGYLDDPTVPHGSTTATFAAVVLYVENERWDGVPFVLRCGKALNERKAEVRLQFRDVAGDIFQRQCKRNELVVRVQPNEAVYTKMMTKKPGMFFNPEESELDLTYGNRYKNVKLPDAYERLILDVFCGNQMHFVRSDELREAWRIFTPLLHKIEREKLQPIPYVYGSRGPAEADDLMKRVGFQYEGTYKWVNPHKL; from the exons ATGG AGAGCATCATGGCAGAGCAGGTGGCCCTGAGCCGGACCCAGGTGTGCGGGATCCTGCGTGAAGAGCTGTACCAAGGCAATGCCTTCCATCAATCTGATACACATATCTTCATCATCATGGGCGCATCG GGCGACCTGGCCAAGAAGAAGATCTACCCCACCATCTG GTGGCTGTTCCGGGATGGCCTTCTGCCTGAAGACACCTTCATCGTGGGCTACGCCCGCTCCCGCCTCACAGTGGCCGACATCCGGAAACAGAGCGAGCCCTTCTTCAAA GCCACACCAGAGGAGAAGCCCAAGCTGGAGGAGTTCTTTGCCCGCAACTCCTATGTGGCTGGCCAGTACGACGACGCAGCCTCCTACGAGCGCCTCAACAGCCATGTGAACGCCCTCCACCAGGGGCCACAGGCCAACCGCCTCTTTTACCTGGCCTTGCCCCCCACGGTCTACGAGGCGGTCACCAAGCACATCCACGAGACCTGCATGAGCCAGAC AGGCTGGAACCGCGTCATTGTGGAGAAGCCCTTCGGGAGGGACCTGCAGAGCTCGGACAGGCTGTCCAACCACATCTCCTCCCTGTTCCGTGAGGACCAGATCTACCGCATCGACCACTATCTGGGCAAGGAGATGGTCCAGAACCTCATGGTGCTGAG GTTTGCCAACAGGATCTTTGGCCCCGTTTGGAACCGGGACAACATCGCCTGCGTCATTCTCACTTTCAAGGAGCCCTTTGGCACCGAGGGCCGTGGCGGCTATTTTGACGAATTCGGGATCATCCG GGACGTGATGCAGAACCACCTGCTGCAGATGCTGTGTCTCGTGGCCATGGAGAAGCCGGCCTCCACCGACTCGGACGACGTCCGGGACGAGAAG GTCAAGGTGTTGAAGTGTATCTCCGAGGTGCAGGCGGACAACGTAGTCCTGGGCCAGTACGTGGGGAACCCCAATGGAGAGGGGGAGGCCACAAAAGGCTACCTGGACGACCCCACGGTGCCCCACGGGTCCACCACCGCCACCTTCGCGGCCGTCGTGCTCTATGTGGAGAACGAGAGGTGGGACG GGGTGCCCTTCGTCCTGCGCTGCGGGAAGGCGCTGAACGAGCGCAAGGCCGAGGTGCGGCTGCAGTTCCGCGACGTGGCCGGGGACATCTTCCAGCGGCAGTGCAAGCGCAACGAGCTGGTGGTCCGCGTGCAGCCCAACGAGGCCGTGTACACCAAGATGATGACCAAGAAGCCCGGCATGTTCTTCAACCCCGAGGAGTCCGAGCTCGACCTGACCTACGGCAACAGATACAAG AACGTGAAGCTCCCCGACGCCTACGAGCGCCTCATCCTGGATGTCTTCTGCGGGAACCAGATGCACTTCGTGCGCAG TGACGAGCTCCGGGAAGCCTGGCGGATCTTCACGCCGCTGCTGCACAAGATCGAGCGCGAGAAGCTCCAGCCCATCCCTTACGTTTATGGCAG CCGAGGCCCCGCGGAGGCAGACGATCTGATGAAGAGAGTGGGCTTCCAGTACGAGGGCACCTACAAGTGGGTGAACCCCCACAAGCTCTGA
- the G6PD gene encoding glucose-6-phosphate 1-dehydrogenase isoform X4 yields the protein MAEQVALSRTQVCGILREELYQGNAFHQSDTHIFIIMGASGDLAKKKIYPTIWWLFRDGLLPEDTFIVGYARSRLTVADIRKQSEPFFKATPEEKPKLEEFFARNSYVAGQYDDAASYERLNSHVNALHQGPQANRLFYLALPPTVYEAVTKHIHETCMSQTGWNRVIVEKPFGRDLQSSDRLSNHISSLFREDQIYRIDHYLGKEMVQNLMVLRFANRIFGPVWNRDNIACVILTFKEPFGTEGRGGYFDEFGIIRDVMQNHLLQMLCLVAMEKPASTDSDDVRDEKVKVLKCISEVQADNVVLGQYVGNPNGEGEATKGYLDDPTVPHGSTTATFAAVVLYVENERWDGVPFVLRCGKALNERKAEVRLQFRDVAGDIFQRQCKRNELVVRVQPNEAVYTKMMTKKPGMFFNPEESELDLTYGNRYKNVKLPDAYERLILDVFCGNQMHFVRSDELREAWRIFTPLLHKIEREKLQPIPYVYGSRGPAEADDLMKRVGFQYEGTYKWVNPHKL from the exons ATGGCAGAGCAGGTGGCCCTGAGCCGGACCCAGGTGTGCGGGATCCTGCGTGAAGAGCTGTACCAAGGCAATGCCTTCCATCAATCTGATACACATATCTTCATCATCATGGGCGCATCG GGCGACCTGGCCAAGAAGAAGATCTACCCCACCATCTG GTGGCTGTTCCGGGATGGCCTTCTGCCTGAAGACACCTTCATCGTGGGCTACGCCCGCTCCCGCCTCACAGTGGCCGACATCCGGAAACAGAGCGAGCCCTTCTTCAAA GCCACACCAGAGGAGAAGCCCAAGCTGGAGGAGTTCTTTGCCCGCAACTCCTATGTGGCTGGCCAGTACGACGACGCAGCCTCCTACGAGCGCCTCAACAGCCATGTGAACGCCCTCCACCAGGGGCCACAGGCCAACCGCCTCTTTTACCTGGCCTTGCCCCCCACGGTCTACGAGGCGGTCACCAAGCACATCCACGAGACCTGCATGAGCCAGAC AGGCTGGAACCGCGTCATTGTGGAGAAGCCCTTCGGGAGGGACCTGCAGAGCTCGGACAGGCTGTCCAACCACATCTCCTCCCTGTTCCGTGAGGACCAGATCTACCGCATCGACCACTATCTGGGCAAGGAGATGGTCCAGAACCTCATGGTGCTGAG GTTTGCCAACAGGATCTTTGGCCCCGTTTGGAACCGGGACAACATCGCCTGCGTCATTCTCACTTTCAAGGAGCCCTTTGGCACCGAGGGCCGTGGCGGCTATTTTGACGAATTCGGGATCATCCG GGACGTGATGCAGAACCACCTGCTGCAGATGCTGTGTCTCGTGGCCATGGAGAAGCCGGCCTCCACCGACTCGGACGACGTCCGGGACGAGAAG GTCAAGGTGTTGAAGTGTATCTCCGAGGTGCAGGCGGACAACGTAGTCCTGGGCCAGTACGTGGGGAACCCCAATGGAGAGGGGGAGGCCACAAAAGGCTACCTGGACGACCCCACGGTGCCCCACGGGTCCACCACCGCCACCTTCGCGGCCGTCGTGCTCTATGTGGAGAACGAGAGGTGGGACG GGGTGCCCTTCGTCCTGCGCTGCGGGAAGGCGCTGAACGAGCGCAAGGCCGAGGTGCGGCTGCAGTTCCGCGACGTGGCCGGGGACATCTTCCAGCGGCAGTGCAAGCGCAACGAGCTGGTGGTCCGCGTGCAGCCCAACGAGGCCGTGTACACCAAGATGATGACCAAGAAGCCCGGCATGTTCTTCAACCCCGAGGAGTCCGAGCTCGACCTGACCTACGGCAACAGATACAAG AACGTGAAGCTCCCCGACGCCTACGAGCGCCTCATCCTGGATGTCTTCTGCGGGAACCAGATGCACTTCGTGCGCAG TGACGAGCTCCGGGAAGCCTGGCGGATCTTCACGCCGCTGCTGCACAAGATCGAGCGCGAGAAGCTCCAGCCCATCCCTTACGTTTATGGCAG CCGAGGCCCCGCGGAGGCAGACGATCTGATGAAGAGAGTGGGCTTCCAGTACGAGGGCACCTACAAGTGGGTGAACCCCCACAAGCTCTGA